The Candidatus Zymogenaceae bacterium region TCGGTAAGGTCCACGATAATGGCCGAGAGAATCGGGAACATAGCGATGGAGAGAATGATGGCCATGAGGATGCCCGGAATCAGGACCGCGTTGTTGGTGCTGAAAAGCGCGATGAACACGAAGGGGATCGCCAGAAGCGCCGCCAGGCTCTGGACCTTGATGCGGCCCTTCTTGTCCCGGCGAAACCATCGATCTGCGAGGATGGCCCCGCCCAGGGCGCCAACGAACCCGCCGACGAGAAAGCCGACCCCGGTAATGGTGCCGGCGAACTCCTCGGTGAACCCCCGCTCACGAATCAGGTAGGTGGGCAGCCACATCGAGAAGCCCTGGGACGCAAACTGGATGAGCGCCGTGGCGATGTAGTGATAGATGAGGGTTTTCTTCGAGAGAATTTTCCCTACCTTAATCCAGAACCCCTCCGAGATGATATTCTCGCTGTCCTTTTCCGTCAGCCCCTCGGACGCTCCCCGCACCGGCTCCCTTATCATCAGGATAAGGGGGATCAAGATAACGCCCGGTGCGGCGTAGATGAAAAAGGTGTGACGCCAGCCGAACCGCTCCACCAGGATGCCGCCCAGGATCAATCCAAGGCCCGCGCCGATGGGAACCCCCATCTGGAAAATTGCTATGGCGGTCGCGCGGAATTTCTGGCTGAAATAGTCACCCAGCATCGATACGCCCGAGGGATGGGCCGAAGACTCCCCCGCACCGGTCAGCGCCCGGACGGCGAACAGGCTGATGAATCGGCCCATCAATCCCGAGGCGAAGGTGGCGAAGCTCCATACGAGAATTCCCGCCGCCAGAACGTATTTGCGGACGAAACGATCCACCGCCATCCCGATCGGAAGGGCCATCAGGGCATAAAAGAGGGCAAAGGCCAGGCCCGTTAGGAGTCCCGCCTGGGTATCGGTCAGCGAGAGATCCTCGGTAATGCCCGGGAGCAGGATGCTGACGACATAACGGTCCATGTAATTGATGGAATTAATGAGAACCAGGATGATGAGGGCGTAGGTCGAATGACGTTTCGCGATCTCTGAAGGCTGATTGTTCATGGTGTTTTCCTCATTCATAAAAAAAAGAGTGGTTATCGGTAATCGAGGGTGATTATATATGTTTTTGATATATTATGTCAACGACAAGCCTCGCGTGAAAGCATTCCTTGTGTAATATAATATTTGATCACGCCCAGCGAATCTCTTCAGGCAGTTGATCGCTTCCCGGAGGTCCTCCCCCGTACCCGGGCCCCAGCGTTTTGACGATCCTGGCCGGATTTCCCACCGCCACGCAGTTATCCGGCACGTCCCGATTCACCACGGACCCCGCACCCACCACGGCACCCCGACCGATGGTCACATCTCCCAGGATAATAGCCCCGCCGCCGATCCACGCCCCCCGGCCCACCCGTATCGGGCGATAATGGAGATTCCCCGCACGAAACGCCTCACTGCCGATCTCGTGGGTCTTGCTTAAAAACTTCACCCCCGGCCCGATTGTCACATCATCCTCGATAATCGTCTCTCCGTTGATCTCGCACCGGTTGTTGACAAACACCGACGACCCGATGGTAACCGGACCGTTGATAATCGTCTCCCGCTCCACGTACGCCTTTTTCCCCAAGTGAAGCGCCCCCCGGACGGACACACCCTCTTGAAGGTGTGCATCGGTATCGAGAAACACCCGGGAGAGGGAATCGAATGTCACCCCCTTCATCACGAACCGTACCCTGAGGGGCCCCTTCATGAAAAGAGAGAGAAAAAATCCCCTGAGGGCGGCGGCGTACATGCTCCTTCTGGGAAATATCAACACATCAACCAACACGCGAAGCAGTGCATACAAAAACAGCTTCAGCTCGCGGATCAGGGTAAACCGGGAAAAAAGATATATGGTTTCCATGACATCATCCCGAAAGTGAATAAGAATATACGGTTTTCGGGCATTATAGCACAGAATCGATGTTTTCCCTCGAGAACCAAACCGTATCTCTTATATGACCACATGAATCAAGAAATATCTGTTTTTTTACTATTCAAATAGGTTGACATGATGTATAATTTTGGCGGTAAAATGTGTAAAAAAACCCGGTAACTTTGCAGAAAGGAGCAACGCATGGGTACCGAAACCGTAACCAGAACCTGGGGCGGAAAAATCGCTGACTCTATTAAAGGTGTCATCATCGGCCTCATTCTCTTTCTTGCGTCCTTCGTGGTTCTGTGGGTAAACGAGGGGGCGATCGACGTCTCCAAGGCGGCGGAAAAGGCCGTCAATATCAGCGGCGAGGCGGTGGATACCGCGAACGAGGGGAACCTCGTGTCTGTATACGCATATCTTTCAAGCACCGAGACCCTGGGTGATCCAGGCCTTCTCTATCCGAGCAACTACCTGACCCTCGATCGATACGCGGAGATGTATGCCTGGGTGGAAAAGACCGAGTCTCAGACCGAGAAAAAAGCGGGAGGCAGCGAGACCACCACAACCACGTATTATTACGAGCAGGAGTGGACCTCGATGCCCTCGGATACCTCCAACTTCAAGTATCCCGAGGGACATCAAAACCCGCCGATGGCCTATGATTCGGCGTCGTTTCGGGTCGGCACCGGCACGATGGGCGTCTATCCTGTGGATATGGCAAGCATCGACCTCCCCGCCGGCGAGTCGGTTTCCCTGATCTCGACCGATATCGACTACTCATCCGGCGGTCGGATCGACAACGGCTACCTGTATATCGGCAGGGGCACCATTTCCTATCCCCAGGTGGGGGATATCCGTATCAGCTATACCGCCATCCCGAATCCGCCGTCCAGCCCGATGACCCTGTTCGGCACCCTTTCCGGCGGCACCATCGTATCGTACATGTACAAGGATAAAAAGCTCTACCACGCCCGGTACGGTCCCCCGGAAGAAGCGGTGGCGAAGCTTCACAAAGAATATGTGACCACCCGCTGGATCATCCGGCTCATCGGATTTTTAATGATGTGGATCGGCCTCGCGCTCTGTTTCGGACCCATCAACGCCGTTATGGATGTGCTTCCGTTCTTGGGCAACGTTAGCCGGACGCTTATTGCCATTGCAATGTTCGTGGTGGCTTTTGTGCTCTCGGCGGTGACGATTATCGTCTCGATGATCGCACACAGTATCATCGCCCTGATTATCGTGCTGGTAGTTCTTATTGGAGGTGTCTTCCTCATCGCCAAGATGCGCAAAGGGAAAAAGGGCGCCGCTGCACCGGGTGGAGCACCGACGTCTCCTCCGGAGCCGCCGGAAAAATAGGAAGTACACCATGAGTCTGCTGCCGGCGTGATCGTTCACGCATCAGTGTTGTTCACATACGGGGCGGGAACATGCTTCCCGCCCCTTTTTCATAGCTTCCCCCTTTGGTTTTCTCTTCCGATCATTTTTCATAATCATCTTGACTTTCACGGCGGATCATTATTATTATGAGGATATAATTCATATATCAATTATTGGATGGAGAGTGCGTACACCGCTTTTTCGATATGTAGAAAACCATGAGCTCACAAACAATATCCTGCCCTTCCTGCGGACATCAGAATCCCGATACCAGTAATTACTGCACAGCCTGCGGTGGCAAGCTGGAAAAGAAGACCGATCCATTGATCGGCAGGACGGTCAACAACAGGTTCCGTGTGGAAAAACGGATCGCATCGGGAGTCCTGTCCATTCACTACCTCGCCACGCATCTGAAATCGGGCAAACAGGTGCTTCTGAAAGTATTCAAACAGCAGGTAGTCAAAAACACGTCACTCTTTACGACCCTGAAGGAAAACAGCGCCCGCCTCAAGGCGTTGTCCCACGCAAACATCGCCCGTATCTACGACATCGGACCGGTGGGCAACAGCTGCTACATCGCCCGGCAATACGTATCCGGTGTTACCCTCGAAGACCTGATCGCCAAAAAGGGCACCCTCTCCCACAAGGCCGCCTGCACCATCGCCGCGCAAATGGCCTCGGGGCTCGAAGCCGCACACAACGCCGGCATCATCCACGGCGCCATGAAACCCGCAAATATCATTATCGACAAGGACGGACGCGTGTTCCTGACCGACCTGGGATGTGCGGGAATCGAGGCCGAGGCGGACATCCCCGGAAGGACGGCGGAATATCTGAGTCCCGAACAAGCCGCGGGCGAAACGTACGACGGCCGGGCGGATATCTACTCGGTGGGCATTATCCTGTACGAACTGCTCACCGGCCACTCTCCGTTTCGGAGCAATTCCTGGGATACGACCGTCTCCTACATTCTCAATCGCAAGCCGACGCCCATAGAACAAATCAGGCCGGACCTGCCCGCCGCGGTCGTCTCCTTCATTCGACGGGCCACGTCCCGGGACCGCCTCCAGCGGTTCCGCTCCATGCAGGATATGGTAACCGCCCTGAATGACGCGGCCAAGGCCCCCATTCGCAAAGTCGGCCCGTCACGGACCGCGGCGGCCTCTGAGTCGGCGACCGCGCCGATGACAGCCACCGACACCATCATCCCGTCAACCACCGTGATGTCGTCTCCCGCCGATACCGTCCCGGCGTCGACCGTTATCACCCCATCCAATTCCGGCTCATACAGCACCGGCACCCCGACGCCGGCGCTGATATCAAAAATTCCCGCCTGGCTGATCCTCTCGATAACAGTCTTCATCATTTTTCTGCTCGGATACGGATCAACAAAGATGTGCAGCGGTCCCGCCGTCCCCCTGGACGCGCCGGGCCCCTTGAAGGAAGAGGGGACCCTCTCCGGCACCGGAGATTCCTCTGAGTTCACCATCGACGCAGGTTTTGACGAATACGTCGAGGTTTACTTCACCTGGCCGCGGGGTCTTGCGGACATCTGGGTCGAGGTGGTGGGTGAGGACGGCTATACGGTCCTGGGAGATTTCGACCTGGACGACGGCGAGATCATCCAGCTGATGGGAGGCGGGGTTTTTTACCTGACCGTCTATTCAAAGGACGGCGCGGCCACCTGGTCGGCGGAGTACTCCCTTGGGGATGACCCGTATTATGATCCCTTCTCCGGGTATGAATCCCCCTTTGATGACTATGGAGATTATGGAACCACACCTCCCGCCGATTCGGGCCTTCATACCGAAGGCGGCTACCTGACCGGCACCGGTGATTCTTTTGATTTCGTCGTCAACGCCGGTTTTGACGAATACGTCGAGGTCTATTTTACCTGGCCACGGGGCTCGGCGGACATCTGGGTTAAAGTGGTGGGTGAGGACGGCCACACGGTCCTGGGAGATTTCGACCTGGACAGCGGTGAGATCATCCAGTTGATGGGAGGCGGCACCTTTTACGTGACGGTATATTCAAAAAGTAATGACGCCACCTGGTCGGCGGAGTACTCTATTGGGGATGATTCATCTTATGATCCCTACTCCGAGTATGAAACCCCCTTCGATGTCTATGGAGGTCCCGACATCATGACGCCCACCGAGCCGGTTACCTACACCGAGAGCGGCACCTTGATCGGCAGCGGCGAATCATACGGCTTTACCGTCAACGCAGGCACGGATGATTTCGTCGAGGTCTATTTTACCTGGCCGCGGGGTCAATCGGATTTCTGGGTCGAGGTGGTGGGCGAGGACGGTTATACGGTTCTGGGAAACTTCGACCTGGACGACGGCGAGATCATCCAGTTGATGGGAGGCAGAACCTTTTACCTGACGATATATTCAAAAATGGGCGGAGGCGCATGGTCGGCCGAGTATGTAATCGATGAATAAATGTTCGCCCCCCCTTCCGGAGCAGTCCATCCCCGGGGGCGCTCCCCGGCTCCATGCCCTCCTCTAAACCGCTTTACTCCCCCACTATCGCGGTACATACTCATGAGTATAGGAAAAAAATTCCAGCAGGAGACGAAATACATCCGGGATCACATCCCGGCGGGCTTCTATGAGCATGACGCCCCCGCCCCGCCCTTCAAGTCATACCCGAACGCGAGGAAGATCACCCTTCCTCCCCCGATCCATTCAGACGGTCCCGGTGTATGGGACGTCATGATGAACCGCCGAAGCGCCCGGGCCTACGGGAGCGATGAGATTTCATCCGAAAACCTCTCCCAGCTCCTCTGGGCCGGCCAGGGCATCACCGCCGATTATCACGGGTTTCTCCTGCGCACGGCGCCCTCGGCGGGGGCGCTCTATCCCATCGAAACATACGTCGGTGTCTCCAACGTACGGAATGTCCCGAAGGGCCTCTATCACTACGATGTGCGCACGGCCGATCTCTCCCAGATCGTCACCGGAGACGTCTCAAAACAGCTTTCAGAGGCCGCCCTGGGCCAGCGAATGGTGGAAAACGCCGCCGTGGTCTTCATCTGGACCGCCGTGTTCGCACGCTCTCGCGTCAAGTACAGGGACCGTGGATACCGGTACGTCTATCTGGACTGCGCCCACACGGCCCAGAACGTGCTTCTTGCCGTAACCGCCCTGGGCCTCTCGGCCTGTCCCATCGCCGCCCTCTATGATGAGGAGATCAACACCCTGCTCGGGATCGACGGCGAAACAGAAAGCGTCCTTTACATGGCCTCCATCGGCCCCTGAGAAAGGCGTATAACCCCCCCACCCGGGGCTTTCCACAGAATCTGTTCATTTCCTTTTTCGTACGGCGATGTATCGCCGCGTCCCCGCGACTTGACAAGCACCCGACCGATGACTACATTAATGGCGGATATAAAGGCATTTCAACAAGTTGAAGGCCTTTTACCATATACAAAAAAAGGATGGACGCATACATGATACGACCGGAAAAATTCACGATAAAGACCCAGGAGGCCCTGGCCGGCGCCCAGGATATCGCCGGAAGAAACGGCAACCAGCAGATCACCCCCCCACACTTGATGGCCTCCCTCCTCTCCCAGGCCGACGGCCTGGTGATCCCGATCCTCAAGAAGCTCGGAGCCTCCACCGAGGTGATCGATCACGATGTCCAGGAATTGATCAAGACCCTTCCTCGGGTGGACGGCTCCGGGGCGGGCGAGCCGTACCTCTCACCCGAGCTCAAGGGGGTGCTGACCGGTGCGTTCTCTCTTGCCGATTCCCTGAAAGACGAGTATGTGAGCACGGAACATCTTTTAATGGTCATGGCCGACGGGGCGGGGGGCGACGTATCCCGGATACTCGTGAAAAACGGCGTCAGCAAGGAGCGGATATTGGGCGCACTCAAGGACATCCGGGGAACTCAGAGGGTGACGGACCAGGATCCGGAGGGGAAATTCCAGGCCCTGGAAAAGTACGCCCGGGACCTGACGGACCTGGCACGGAGAAACAAGCTCGACCCGGTCATCGGCCGGGACGAGGAGATCAGGCGGGTCATCCAGGTGCTGAGTCGCCGAACCAAGAACAATCCGGTGCTCATCGGCGAGCCGGGGGTGGGGAAAACCGCCATCGTCGAGGGTTTGGCGCAGCGCATTGTTTCCGGCGATATCCCGGAAACCCTGAAAAACAAGCGGCTGGTGGCCTTGGATGTGGGCGCACTGATCGCCGGGGCGAAGTACCGCGGGGAGTTTGAAGACCGGCTCAAGGCGGTGCTGAAAGAGGTCACCTCGTCAGACGGAGAAATCATCATGTTCATCGACGAGATGCACACCGTCGTGGGCGCCGGCGCCGCGGAAGGCTCGATGGACGCCTCGAACATGCTCAAGCCCGCGCTGGCT contains the following coding sequences:
- a CDS encoding SagB/ThcOx family dehydrogenase, with the protein product MSIGKKFQQETKYIRDHIPAGFYEHDAPAPPFKSYPNARKITLPPPIHSDGPGVWDVMMNRRSARAYGSDEISSENLSQLLWAGQGITADYHGFLLRTAPSAGALYPIETYVGVSNVRNVPKGLYHYDVRTADLSQIVTGDVSKQLSEAALGQRMVENAAVVFIWTAVFARSRVKYRDRGYRYVYLDCAHTAQNVLLAVTALGLSACPIAALYDEEINTLLGIDGETESVLYMASIGP
- a CDS encoding protein kinase, encoding MSSQTISCPSCGHQNPDTSNYCTACGGKLEKKTDPLIGRTVNNRFRVEKRIASGVLSIHYLATHLKSGKQVLLKVFKQQVVKNTSLFTTLKENSARLKALSHANIARIYDIGPVGNSCYIARQYVSGVTLEDLIAKKGTLSHKAACTIAAQMASGLEAAHNAGIIHGAMKPANIIIDKDGRVFLTDLGCAGIEAEADIPGRTAEYLSPEQAAGETYDGRADIYSVGIILYELLTGHSPFRSNSWDTTVSYILNRKPTPIEQIRPDLPAAVVSFIRRATSRDRLQRFRSMQDMVTALNDAAKAPIRKVGPSRTAAASESATAPMTATDTIIPSTTVMSSPADTVPASTVITPSNSGSYSTGTPTPALISKIPAWLILSITVFIIFLLGYGSTKMCSGPAVPLDAPGPLKEEGTLSGTGDSSEFTIDAGFDEYVEVYFTWPRGLADIWVEVVGEDGYTVLGDFDLDDGEIIQLMGGGVFYLTVYSKDGAATWSAEYSLGDDPYYDPFSGYESPFDDYGDYGTTPPADSGLHTEGGYLTGTGDSFDFVVNAGFDEYVEVYFTWPRGSADIWVKVVGEDGHTVLGDFDLDSGEIIQLMGGGTFYVTVYSKSNDATWSAEYSIGDDSSYDPYSEYETPFDVYGGPDIMTPTEPVTYTESGTLIGSGESYGFTVNAGTDDFVEVYFTWPRGQSDFWVEVVGEDGYTVLGNFDLDDGEIIQLMGGRTFYLTIYSKMGGGAWSAEYVIDE
- a CDS encoding TMEM43 family protein, whose amino-acid sequence is MGTETVTRTWGGKIADSIKGVIIGLILFLASFVVLWVNEGAIDVSKAAEKAVNISGEAVDTANEGNLVSVYAYLSSTETLGDPGLLYPSNYLTLDRYAEMYAWVEKTESQTEKKAGGSETTTTTYYYEQEWTSMPSDTSNFKYPEGHQNPPMAYDSASFRVGTGTMGVYPVDMASIDLPAGESVSLISTDIDYSSGGRIDNGYLYIGRGTISYPQVGDIRISYTAIPNPPSSPMTLFGTLSGGTIVSYMYKDKKLYHARYGPPEEAVAKLHKEYVTTRWIIRLIGFLMMWIGLALCFGPINAVMDVLPFLGNVSRTLIAIAMFVVAFVLSAVTIIVSMIAHSIIALIIVLVVLIGGVFLIAKMRKGKKGAAAPGGAPTSPPEPPEK
- a CDS encoding MFS transporter — its product is MNNQPSEIAKRHSTYALIILVLINSINYMDRYVVSILLPGITEDLSLTDTQAGLLTGLAFALFYALMALPIGMAVDRFVRKYVLAAGILVWSFATFASGLMGRFISLFAVRALTGAGESSAHPSGVSMLGDYFSQKFRATAIAIFQMGVPIGAGLGLILGGILVERFGWRHTFFIYAAPGVILIPLILMIREPVRGASEGLTEKDSENIISEGFWIKVGKILSKKTLIYHYIATALIQFASQGFSMWLPTYLIRERGFTEEFAGTITGVGFLVGGFVGALGGAILADRWFRRDKKGRIKVQSLAALLAIPFVFIALFSTNNAVLIPGILMAIILSIAMFPILSAIIVDLTEPQDRGVAMALLLLFQTGIGFSLGPTVVGWISDLTGSLMLGLLVLPTAYLAVIVMGLLAMRHVIGDYEEVQKKIAEYHTS